The nucleotide sequence GCACACTGTCTGCAATCCTGTGGTAGGGATGGAGGGCTGCACTCAAGACAAATCGAATTTCTCCCTGCTCCATGACATAGGAAGCGACTTCACGATTTCCCGTTTCCAAACCCTGATAGGCTGTGTTAGTAAACCCAAAACACCTGGAGTAGAATTGTGCCGCCTGTTGGGCATTGCCCACGTAAAACTCCAGGTGGTCAAAGCGTTTGACCGGAAACAATCTGTTCATCTGATACCTCCTTACATGCAGCGCATAGACTGAATCGGATCAATCATTCACGAACAATCCTGATCCGTCAGTAATCGCGATCGCTGCGTATTTAATGATTGATTCAAAGTGATTGATTCAAAGTGATTGATTCAACGTAATTGATTCAACGTGCAATCAAAGGGATACTTGTCTACAGGTCAATGAAGGGCGAGTGCGTCTATCACTCAAAAAGCAACAACCCATCTGCTCACCAGGCTTCCACCCCAACAACCGTCTAATTTAAGCCTATTTAATTTAAGCTTGCTTAATTTAAGCCTGTTTAATCTAAGCCTGCGGACTTTTAGTTAACTAGTTAAACAATTAAACTAAAAGTCCGTAGCTCGATTATAAAATCAACTATAGGGAAGCATCAAGGAGTATTTCTTAACAGATCAATTCAATATCCGTAATAAAATAAATTCTCTAAGCTATCGCAAACGCCATCAAAGGGAGAGCTACTTTGCCCAAACAGCCTGCCAGAGGAAAGTCTAAAGTGAAACCGGCCCTGAAACACTCAGAATCACTTCAAGCCCTTGACGAAATTGATCGTCAAATTTTGCAACTACTCCAGGAAAATAGCCGTATTACCAGTACTGAACTGGCCCGTCAGGTCAACCTCTCCACACCCGGACTGCAAAAGCGACTGAAGAAGCTGGAAACAACTGGCGTTATTGGACGGTATGTCACCCTGATGAACCGAGAAGCACTGGGTTTAGACCTGTTGTGCTTTGCTCAGGTGACACTGGCGCATCATCAGCCTGAATGTGTGGGTGAATTTTGTCATCAGGTTACAGAACTACCAGAAGTGTTGGAATGCCATCACCTGACAGGTGACTTTGACTATTTGTTAAAAGTTGTTGTGGCAAATCATCAACATCTGGAACAGCTTCTGTCTGAAAAAATTACCAAGATTCCCGGTGTAGATCGGATTCGAACCAATATTGTTTTGAATGAAATTAAAACCTCGACTTCATTACCGTTGAAGTCAGTCCATTAAAGCCAGTCCATTGAAGTAAGCACAGAGAGGTCCATCCTCATGCTGAATTCAACAAAAATCCTCCTGAAGTCGATTGTGGATTATGCTGGGCTGTTTCCTCCCGCCGCATTGGATATGCGGCAGGCAATGGAAAATTATGCCCGATACCAGATGTCAGCCGCTGCCTGGATGCTGGGTCGCTTTATACTGCCTGCATCCAGATTGGAGGAATTCATTGCCCTGCTGCCCTCAGTTTGCTTAAAACCAGCTTGTCTAAAGCAATGGTCCCTCAGCCTGATTCTGACGGCAGACTGGAGAGAGGCGATCGCCCAGGTCCAATCTTTTACCACTCCCGAAATTGCCATCACTGCCTTAGAACTGCCACCCCTGCCATGCCAGGAAATTACGCCCGTTCTGGCTGACCTGCCCAGGGAAATCGAAACCTTTGTTGAAATTCCCCTGAGTGAAGATCCTGTTCCCTACCTCGAAGGTCTGAAAAACACCGGAGCCGCCGCAAAAATTCGCACCGGGGGTGTGACGGCAGCGGCATTTCCCACCTCTGCCCAATTAGGGCGTTTCATCACGGCCTGTGCTGAGATGGTCATTCCCTTCAAGGCGACTGCCGGTCTGCACCATCCCTTACCCAACTGCTATCGCCTTACCTGCAAACCAGACAGTCCTTCCAGCCAAATGCATGGCTTTTTGAATGTGGCAATTCTGTCTGCCCTCCTGTTTCAGCAAAAAAATAAGCGACAATCCATAACTTCAGAACAGGCATTCGCAGTTCTCGACCACGCCTCCCTTAAGCAGTTCCAATTCAGCGACAGCGGCATTTTCTGGAATGGGCATTTCCTGGATTGTGCTGTCCTGGCAAACACGCGACAACACTTCTTTCGTTCCTTTGGCTCCTGTTCCTTCCAGGAACCTGTCCAGGACCTCCAAACCCTTCATCTACTTTGAAATTGCTGCTATACATATTCTTAGTCCCTGATTTGTGTAAAAATGTAAAGCGTGTGGATTACCTCATCGCTCACTACTGTTCTCACTCCAACTGCCGTTGCCCTGGGCAATTTTGATGGTGTACATTTGGGACATCGGCAGGTAATTCAGCCTGTGGTGCCTTCTCACCCCCTGGGGGAATCAGGTCAACTGCTTCACTCTACAGTGGTGACCTTTCATCCTCACCCACAGGAATTCTTTAGTGGGCAGCCCCGTCGCCTGCTGACCCCGGTTCATGAAAAAGCCGTGCTCCTGAAAGCACTGGGGGTTGATCAACTCATCCTTCTGCCGTTTGACCGGGAACTTGCCAGCCTGAGTCCAGAGCAGTTTGTTGAGCAAATTCTACTAGATCGGCTCAAAGCAAGGCGAATAAGTGTCGGTTTAGACTTTCATTTTGGTCGTGGACGAACTGGAACGGCTGCTGATTTACAGGCGATCGCTGCCAGCAAAGGTGTTGAAGTCATGATCGCCCAACTCAAAAGCCTGGATGGCGAGCGAATTAGCAGTTCTGCCATCCGTCAGGCTTTGCAAGCGGGAAATTTGGCACTTTCCAACCATTTGCTGGGTCGCCCCTACTCTCTGGTAGGAAGAGTTTTGCAAGGGCAGCAATTAGGCAGGAAATTGGGATTTCCAACAGCAAATTTAAAGCTGCCCCCCGAAAAATTTTTGCCCAAACTGGGAGTTTACGCCGTCCGAGTTCATATTTGCCAGCCAGGGGATAGCCGCGCT is from Leptothermofonsia sichuanensis E412 and encodes:
- a CDS encoding bifunctional riboflavin kinase/FAD synthetase, with the protein product MWITSSLTTVLTPTAVALGNFDGVHLGHRQVIQPVVPSHPLGESGQLLHSTVVTFHPHPQEFFSGQPRRLLTPVHEKAVLLKALGVDQLILLPFDRELASLSPEQFVEQILLDRLKARRISVGLDFHFGRGRTGTAADLQAIAASKGVEVMIAQLKSLDGERISSSAIRQALQAGNLALSNHLLGRPYSLVGRVLQGQQLGRKLGFPTANLKLPPEKFLPKLGVYAVRVHICQPGDSRALLATPSLPGVMNLGYRPTVDGTTQVVEVHLLDWSGDLYDQTIVVSLEKFLRPEQKFASLEDLKAQIQVDCDSARKILTGGCAVEREL
- a CDS encoding Lrp/AsnC family transcriptional regulator; this translates as MPKQPARGKSKVKPALKHSESLQALDEIDRQILQLLQENSRITSTELARQVNLSTPGLQKRLKKLETTGVIGRYVTLMNREALGLDLLCFAQVTLAHHQPECVGEFCHQVTELPEVLECHHLTGDFDYLLKVVVANHQHLEQLLSEKITKIPGVDRIRTNIVLNEIKTSTSLPLKSVH